Proteins encoded by one window of Lathyrus oleraceus cultivar Zhongwan6 chromosome 1, CAAS_Psat_ZW6_1.0, whole genome shotgun sequence:
- the LOC127115205 gene encoding uncharacterized protein LOC127115205 yields the protein MAAESGNFTAPCVPKFDGDYDHWSLVMENLMRSKEYWCVIQDGCQAPDKNEVVTAARQKEVDEAELKDLKAKNYLFQAIDKSILKTITQKETAKQLWESMKTKYQGSARVKRAQLQVFRRTFETLEMKMGESVTDYFGRVMVIANDMKNCGEDMGDVKIVEKILRSLTENFNFVVCSIEVSKDIDQLTVDELQSLLLVHEQKVCHKKSEKKVLKVEHDSYFGRGR from the coding sequence ATGGCAGCTGAATCAGGAAATTTCACTGCCCCATGTGTTCCCAAATTTGATGGGGATTATGATCATTGGAGTTTGGTCATGGAGAACTTGATGCGTTCAAAAGAATACTGGTGTGTAATTCAAGATGGTTGTCAAGCACCTGACAAAAATGAAGTGGTGACGGCAGCCCGACAAAAGGAAGTGGATGAAGCAGAACTCAAAGACCTAAAAGCAAAAAACTATTTGTTTCAGGCCATTGACAAGTCCATTTTGAAGACCATCACGCAGAAGGAGACTGCAAAACAATTATGGGAGTCAATGAAAACCAAGTACCAAGGAAGTGCACGAGTGAAGCGTGCCCAACTGCAGGTGTTTCGAAGGACTTTCGAAACGTTGGAGATGAAGATGGGAGAATCGGTAACTGATTACTTCGGAAGAGTAATGGTTATTGCAAATGATATGAAAAATTGTGGAGAAGATATGGGAGATGTTAAAATCGTCGAAAAGATACTTCGATCATTAACAGAGAATTTCAACTTTGTTGTGTGTTCGATTGAAGTATCTAAGGACATCGACCAACTTACGGTTGATGAGCTACAGAGCTTGTTACTGGTACACGAGCAGAAGGTGTGCCATAAGAAAAGTGAAAAGAAGGTTCTAAAGGTAGAGCATGACTCTTACTTTGGGCGTGGTAGATGA